The Bacteroidota bacterium genomic sequence AAGGAAGAATTAATTTCCCGGATGAAGTATTGCTCGGAGATGCATTGGTAAAAATTTACAATACCCCAGCCCCTGCTCCTTCAAACATTGAACTTCCGGCTATCGATAGAGTTGGAATAAGAGAAGTAATTGATAAGGCTGAAAACGGTTATCTGTCACCTGTCCAAGTTGGTAAATTGTTGGATGCTGCAGGAATAAGTCGGTCAAATGAGAAAGTAGTCAATTCAGAAACCGAAGCGATTGAATTCGCAAAGAACGTTGGTTATCCGCTGGTTATGAAAGTTGTCGGTCCTGTTCATAAGTCGGATGTTGGGGGGGTTGTGCTGAATGTAAATAAATTAGAGACTGTTATTGCCGAATATCATCGATTGATGAAAATTCAGGATACAACCGCCGTTCTGATGTATCCCATGCTTTTTGGAACTGAAGTTTTTATTGGAGCCAAAAGGGATGATAAATTCGGCCATTTGGTATTGTGTGGGCTAGGCGGCATTTTTGTCGAAGTTTTAAAGGATTTCAGCACAGGTATTGCACCTTTATCGAAACACGAAGCTGGACAAATGATAAAACAATTAAGAGGATATGGAATTATTAAGGGAGCCAGAAAACAAGATCCGGTTAATGAGGATCTTTTTGCTGATGCCATTGTTCGTATTTCAGCACTCGTAATAGTTGCACCTGAAATTTTGGAGATGGATTTAAATCCATTGCTTGGAACACGAACCAGTCTTACAGTTGTTGATGCACGAATAAAAATTGATAAAATGATGCCATAACAGATAAAATTGGCTGTTTATGGTTGATAGACTTTTAGTAATATTGCAATGATTAAAACATTAAAAAAGATAAAATATGGGTAACCTAGACTCTGAATTTAAAAATACCCCGATCGATTCCGAAATTGTTAAACAAAAAATTATAGAGAGCGGTCTTCAAAACGTTGGCAGAGCCACAATTCGTGAAATATATCGGCTAGTAAGCAATATCGAAGAAGCAACAGGCGAAAAATTCATTCGCATGGAGATGGGAATACCGGGTATACTCAGTCCGCAAATAATTATGGATGCAGAAATCGATGCAATCAAAAAAGGGGTGAATTCAGTATACCCCATGTTGGAAGGCGTTACGGAACTGAAACATGAAATATCAAAATTTATTAAATTATTCCTGAATCTGGAGGTAGATTATAACGGTTGTATCCCAACCGTTGGCAGCCTTCAGGGAAGCATGTCCTCCTTTATTACCATTGATAATATGTGGGAGGATCGTGATACCGTTTTATTCATTGACCCTGGATTTCCGCTTCACCGACAACAACTTAACATCTTGGGCAAAAAATCTGAATCCTTTGATGTGTATAATTTTCGAGGTGATAAGTTAAAGGAAAAATTAGAATCATTCCTGAGTAAAGGTCACATTCATTCTATTTTATATTCTAATCCAAATAATCCATCCTGGATTTGTTTTACCGAAAAAGAATTAAAAATTATTGGAGACCTTGCAAATAAATATGATGTAATCATACTTGAAGATTTGGCCTATTTCGGAATGGATTTTAGAAAAGATTATTCCATACCCGGTGAACCTCCTTACCAACCAACTGTGGCAAATTATACGGATAATTATATTCTGATAATATCTTGTTCAAAGATTTTTAGTTACCCCGGTCCGCGAATTGGAATGATGGTTATTTCCAATAAGTTACAAAATCTAAGAAGACCGGCTTTAAAAAGGTTTTTTGCCACGGATAGCTTTGGCTATTCCATTTTATTCGGAGCTATTTATGCACTTAGTGCCGGATGCGGCCATTCTGCTCAATACGGTTTACTGGCCATTCTAAAAGCTTTGAACAGTGGGGAACATAATTACAGGGAAGATGTAATTGAATATGGCAAAAAAGCTCACATCATGAAGAAATTATTTACTGATTACGGTTTTGATATTGTTTATGACAAAGACGACGGTACTCCCATAGCCGACGGTTTTTATTTCACAATTTCGTATCCGCTGTTTACAGGTAAAGAGTTGATTGAAAAGTTATTGTATTATGGCATTAGTGCTATCACACTTGATGTAACACGAAGTGAGCGGCATGAAGGTTTACGTGCCTGTGTATCGCTTGTTCAGAGAAATCAATTTCCTATACTCGAAAGCAGGCTAAAGCGATTTCATGAGAATTATCCATTACCAAATAAATAATCGTTTTAACGATTTCTGATCATGAAAAGATATAGTTCAACATACAATTGGAAATTTGAAATGATTATATTTCTTGTTTGTTATTATTATCCTTGAGGATCAGATTTATTGTTCATCAAATGTCGATCTGTCTATTTTTTCGGTTCAGAAATTAATCCGATTTATAGAAATTCAGATAGGCATAGGTTCAATTAAAACAAGAGGAGAATCAACAAATATCATTATTACACATTATAAAAAAAATAGCATATGTTAGCAGAACCTTATAAACTGAAAACTATCAGAAATTTAGTTTTCACAAGCTTTCAAGAAAGAATAGACGCCTTGATGGAAGCCGATTACAATACTTTTAATATCCCTTCATATCTTGTAACTTTTGATATGACAAGTCAAGGAACAAGTGCAGTTAGTCAGGATCAGTTCTCCGGATTATTCATCGGAGATGAAACTTATGCCGGTAGCCGTAACTTTGAAAACCTTGTCAATAATGTAAAAAATATTTTCGGCCATGAGCATGTTTGCCCCACTCATAATTTGAGAGGATCGCACAAATTGATCTCAACAACCATGGTTAATGCATATGACATTATTTATTCAAACTCTGAAAAACCCGGAGAGCTGATCAAAGAACGAAAAGCTACGATGGAGGTTTTAAAGGTAAATGATAAAACTTTTTCAGGAAATATTAATGTCGATCAATTAAGGAAAAAACTTGAAGGCAAAAAACAACCTTTTGTCTACATTGAATTATATGCAGATGGTTATAAACCTATTTCCTTTGCAAATTTGAAAGAAACTCACAAAATCGCCGAGGAAAACGATACCGTTCTGGTTATTAATGGATCATACATACTTTCTTCTGCAAATTACATTCGCAAAAATGAAGAAGGATTTGAGAATAAAACAATTGCTGAAATCGTTAAAAAAATAGCTTCTCTTGCCCATGTTTTTGTAATTGATGCCGGTCAGGACCCACGTTCGAACACAGGTGGATTAATCGCCACCGACAATGATGAATTGTATGACAAATACATGAATGAAGTGGTTGTCTATGAAGGTTTGCATACCTATGGAGGAATGGCGGGACGTACGATGGAAGTTTTTGCCAGAGGATTGGAAGAAATGGTTTATGAGCAACAGGCAATGTGGATATTCCAACAAACGGACTATTTTGCAGCTCAATTAAAAAACATTCCTTACTTTTTAGGTGCAGATGGAATTTATATCAAAGCCGATGAATTTTTACCCAATGTTGAAAACCCTGCATTTACTTTAGCAGCTGCATTATACTTAAAGTCAGGAGTAAGAACTTTTCTTGAGGATAGATTTGGTGTAACAATTCTACCCCTTCAAATTCCACGCATGGCTTTAACCAATGAGCATTTGAGCGAAATAGCTGAAGTTGTGAACCAACTCTTTGAAGAAAGAGAAAAAATTACAGGACTTGTACTGCAAAATGAGCCGGATTGGAATGATGAAGCCCTGTTTAAATGGAAAAGACCGATCATTAAAGATTTCCTATTTGAGAGTGAGCCTTTTAATATTCAACAAATTGAATATGTTGGTGAAGCAACTAAAAAGGAAAGATTGAAATATGCCAAAGAAGCAGGTTATAATACCTTCTTGCTTCAATCAAAACATGTGGTAATCGATTTTTTAACCGACTCGGGAACTACCGCTCAAAGTACCGATCAATGGGCAACTTATTTGAGCAGTGTTGAAACTCAAGCTAGTAGTGAAAATTATTTTGACCTGGTCGAAACCTTGATGGAAGTTACGGGTTACAAATTTATTATCCCTACCCATCAAGGACGGGCAGCCGAACACATTATGTCGCAATGCCTTATAAAAGATGGTATTGTTCCGGGTAATATGTATTTTACAACTACCAAATTACATCAGGAGATGGCCGGAGGGACTTTTGCCGATGTGATTTGTGATGAAGCACACGATCCAACCAGTACTTTCCGCTGGAAAGGAAATATCGACCTGAAAAAGCTTAAGAAAATTGTTGATGAAAACGGTGCCGATAAAATTCCTTATATCAGTTTTGAATTAAGTGTAAACCTTGCTGGTGGTGAACCGGTGCATATGGATAATGCAAAAGAAGTTTACGAATATTGTGAAGCTAATGACATTTACTTAATGTGGGATGCAACGCGTGCAATTGAAAATGCTTATATGATCAAAAAACATGATCCAAGATATGAGCATACTTCCATTGCCGATATTGTTCACGAACTTTTTAGTTATGGACATGGATGTACGGTATCCAGCAAAAAAGATTATATGGTTAATATTGGAGGTTTCCTTGGTATTAAAGATGATGAGGAATTCTACATGAAAGCTCTCGAGATGCTTCGCAAGTATGAAGGTTCGATCACCACAGGTGGTCTTGCTGCCGCAGATTTAGCGGTTCACGCATTGGGTGCTATGGAAATGTTGGACTTCAGATATATTAAAAATCGTGTGGAACAAACCCAATACCTTGGCGAAAAATTATTAAAAGCCGGTGTACCTATCGTTGAGCCTGTTGGCTCGCATGCAGTATTTTTGGATGCAAAACGATTTTTATCTCATTTGGATCAGGACGAATATCCATCTCAAGCACTTGCAACTGCCTTATTTATTGATTCAGGAGTACGTGCCATGGAAAGAGGAAATGTTTCTAAAGGACGGCAACCAAATGGCAAAAACTACCGTCCTTCACTCGAACTGGTACGTTTAACCATTCCAAGAAGAGCATACACCAATGCACATATGGATTTAGTTGCGGAGAGCATCATCAATCTCTATAAGAAAAGAGAGACAATTAAAGGCCTCCGCTTCACTTATGAACCCAAAAACCTGAGATTCTTCCAGGGTCGGTTCGAAGAAGTAAAATAAAAAAATAAGCAACAAATAACAACCTGCCTGCCGCAGGCTGGATAACAAATAACAAATAACAAATAACAAGTAACAAATAACAAGTAACAAATAACAAATAACAAGTAACAAAAAACAAATAACAAATAACAAATAACAAATAACAAATAACAAGTAACAAATAACAAATAACAAGTAACAAAAAACAAATAACAAGCAACAAATAACAACCTGCCTGCCGCAGGCTGGATAACAAAAAACAAGTAACAACCTGCTTGCGGCAGGATAACAAATAACAAAATACTAATAAATCCTATGACCGAAAAGTCACAGACAAAGCATATTTATGATTTGGAAGAACGTACTTTCCAGTTTGCAAAGAACATTAGGCTTTTTGTGATGAAATTGCCTAAGTCAATTGCAAATATTGAAGATGGGAAGCAAGTTATAAGATCTTCTGCTTCAACTGGTGCAAATTACATTGAAGCAAATGAATCATTGAGTAATAAAGATTTTGTTTTTCGTATCAAAATTTGTAGGAAAGAAGCAAAAGAAAGTGCTTTCTTTTTGAGGTTGCTCAAAGAAACCAACTCTGATGAACATATAAACGACTTAAATATTCTTTACAATGAAGCCATCGAATTAAAAAAAATATTTTCGGCCATCATCGAAAAATCAAAATGAGGTTCCATTTTTTAATTTGAAATTTGAGGTCTGATGTTTTATTTGTTATTTGGAACTTGGGATTTGTAATTTACCAATGTTTTTTTTGTTATTTAAAACTTGGGATTTATAATTTATCAATGTTTTTTTTTATTTGTATTTTAATTAACCCAATCAAAGGAGGACAAATTATGCCTTTACTATTAACCAAAGCAGATGTTCAAAAAGTGCTGAACATGAAAGACTGCATCGAAGTGGTTGAAAAAGCTTTTGCAGAATTATCAAACGGTACGGCTGTATTGCCGCTTCGCATTAATATTGCACCAACCGATGGATTATCACTTTATATGCCTGCCTACCTGAAGGAAATGAAAGCCCTTGCTTGCAAAGTAGTTACTGTATACAAAAATAACCCTTCAAAACACGATTTACCAACTACCATCGGAAAAGTATTGCTCCAAAACCCCGAAACCGGTGAAGTAATCTGTATTATGGATGGAGGATACCTCACGGCGGTAAGAACAGGAGCAGCGAGTGGCGTAGCCACCAAATATCTTGCACGTAAAGATAAAAACCAGGTAATCGGAATCTACGGAACAGGCGTTCAAGCCAAAATGCAGCTTTGGGCCATGAATGAAACCGTTAGTATTTCAAAAGTATTGGTTTATGATCTGAATGAAAAAGCCGCCGATAATTTTGTAAAGGAAACAACAGCAATGCTAAATCTGGAGGTTATTAAGACTAAAAATCCTGATGATCTTTTGATTTCGGATATTATTTGTACGGCAACTTCCTCCTCTACCCCACTTTTTGATGGAAATAAATTAAAACCCGGCACACACATTAATAATATTGGTAGCCATACACCCAATGCACGGGAGTTGGACACTGCCACGGTTAAACGCTCAAAATTTGTTGGCGATTCGAAAGAAGCATGTTTTAAGGAAGCCGGAGATATTATGATCCCATTAAAAGAAGGTTCGGTAACCGAAGATCATTTTTATGCTGAACTTGGCGAATTGATAACAGGTAAAAAAGACGGACGGGTTAATGCAGAGGAAATAACTGTTTTTAAATCGAACGGGCTGGCAATACAAGATGCCGCAACTGCCAAACTCATTTACGATAAAGCGGTAGCTGCAGGCATTGGGGTTTCTGTCATTATATAAATAAAATTCTGATTGGCTCTCAGTTAAAGTGTATTTTTTTTCTTATTAGCTGAAAGGCATGCTGTTTTTTACAATTTTACTAAATGGATGATATATTAAAAAAAGCTTATAATCCTGAGGCTTTCCGAAAAGAGGGGCATGAACTGGTTAATCTGCTTGCAGATTATTTGCAAGATTGTATGTCGCAAAAAGAAATGCCGGTATTACCCTGGATAGATCCTGAAATGCAACATGCAGATTGGAAAAAATTTCTTGACAAAAAAAACACGCCAAAGGAATTCTATCAAAAGTTCCTGGATCAATCCAATCATTTACATCATCCTAATTACATTGGCCATCAGGTTGTTCCACCACTTCCTATTGCGGCCCTTACC encodes the following:
- a CDS encoding tryptophanase: MALTNEHLSEIAEVVNQLFEEREKITGLVLQNEPDWNDEALFKWKRPIIKDFLFESEPFNIQQIEYVGEATKKERLKYAKEAGYNTFLLQSKHVVIDFLTDSGTTAQSTDQWATYLSSVETQASSENYFDLVETLMEVTGYKFIIPTHQGRAAEHIMSQCLIKDGIVPGNMYFTTTKLHQEMAGGTFADVICDEAHDPTSTFRWKGNIDLKKLKKIVDENGADKIPYISFELSVNLAGGEPVHMDNAKEVYEYCEANDIYLMWDATRAIENAYMIKKHDPRYEHTSIADIVHELFSYGHGCTVSSKKDYMVNIGGFLGIKDDEEFYMKALEMLRKYEGSITTGGLAAADLAVHALGAMEMLDFRYIKNRVEQTQYLGEKLLKAGVPIVEPVGSHAVFLDAKRFLSHLDQDEYPSQALATALFIDSGVRAMERGNVSKGRQPNGKNYRPSLELVRLTIPRRAYTNAHMDLVAESIINLYKKRETIKGLRFTYEPKNLRFFQGRFEEVK
- a CDS encoding ornithine cyclodeaminase family protein, with translation MPLLLTKADVQKVLNMKDCIEVVEKAFAELSNGTAVLPLRINIAPTDGLSLYMPAYLKEMKALACKVVTVYKNNPSKHDLPTTIGKVLLQNPETGEVICIMDGGYLTAVRTGAASGVATKYLARKDKNQVIGIYGTGVQAKMQLWAMNETVSISKVLVYDLNEKAADNFVKETTAMLNLEVIKTKNPDDLLISDIICTATSSSTPLFDGNKLKPGTHINNIGSHTPNARELDTATVKRSKFVGDSKEACFKEAGDIMIPLKEGSVTEDHFYAELGELITGKKDGRVNAEEITVFKSNGLAIQDAATAKLIYDKAVAAGIGVSVII
- a CDS encoding four helix bundle protein, with amino-acid sequence MTEKSQTKHIYDLEERTFQFAKNIRLFVMKLPKSIANIEDGKQVIRSSASTGANYIEANESLSNKDFVFRIKICRKEAKESAFFLRLLKETNSDEHINDLNILYNEAIELKKIFSAIIEKSK
- a CDS encoding pyridoxal phosphate-dependent aminotransferase — its product is MGNLDSEFKNTPIDSEIVKQKIIESGLQNVGRATIREIYRLVSNIEEATGEKFIRMEMGIPGILSPQIIMDAEIDAIKKGVNSVYPMLEGVTELKHEISKFIKLFLNLEVDYNGCIPTVGSLQGSMSSFITIDNMWEDRDTVLFIDPGFPLHRQQLNILGKKSESFDVYNFRGDKLKEKLESFLSKGHIHSILYSNPNNPSWICFTEKELKIIGDLANKYDVIILEDLAYFGMDFRKDYSIPGEPPYQPTVANYTDNYILIISCSKIFSYPGPRIGMMVISNKLQNLRRPALKRFFATDSFGYSILFGAIYALSAGCGHSAQYGLLAILKALNSGEHNYREDVIEYGKKAHIMKKLFTDYGFDIVYDKDDGTPIADGFYFTISYPLFTGKELIEKLLYYGISAITLDVTRSERHEGLRACVSLVQRNQFPILESRLKRFHENYPLPNK